In one window of Caballeronia sp. TF1N1 DNA:
- a CDS encoding GGDEF domain-containing protein, protein MDQLTEVYTLPRLRAAKWLLHAGPDIPRAIRVALVGSLFGTLPIFAGGVLNTILVAWVLTRRHPTIAFHVWLALEIAVCFVRLVVLVLARRRARERRATFTDLYVLLAPMWGATVGYGALVSVLSGDWVAATLSFLSAAAMVGGICFRNFGAPRLVAVMIFLSLGPCCVGALLSGEPTLWVTCLQIPFYLFAMSAAAYRLNGMLVTTMKAEQENDRRARYDELTGLLNRAGLFRALRSRVPGKRYQNDESALLYLDLDGFKAINDDHGHEIGDTLLALVAKRLRLVSGEGALVARLGGDEFVIVTPPEADPPALADTLVRELSKPFMANDGMALGIGVSIGIAKFSDDDRELDGVLRDADNALYEAKRAGKNRWVAAERWFKAARPSGIRPAARTA, encoded by the coding sequence ATGGACCAACTGACTGAGGTGTACACACTGCCCCGCTTGCGGGCAGCCAAGTGGTTACTGCACGCGGGGCCGGACATCCCCCGCGCGATTCGCGTCGCCCTGGTCGGCAGTCTGTTCGGCACGCTGCCCATTTTCGCGGGCGGCGTGCTCAACACGATTCTCGTAGCCTGGGTCCTGACGCGCCGTCATCCGACCATCGCGTTTCATGTGTGGCTCGCGCTCGAAATCGCCGTGTGTTTCGTACGGCTCGTCGTGCTCGTCCTTGCACGCCGCCGCGCGCGCGAACGGCGCGCCACGTTCACCGATCTCTACGTGCTGCTCGCGCCCATGTGGGGCGCGACGGTCGGCTACGGCGCCCTTGTCAGCGTGCTCTCCGGCGACTGGGTCGCGGCCACGCTCTCGTTTTTGTCAGCGGCCGCGATGGTCGGCGGCATCTGTTTTCGCAACTTCGGCGCGCCGCGTCTGGTCGCCGTGATGATCTTCCTGTCGCTCGGGCCGTGCTGCGTGGGCGCACTCCTGTCGGGCGAGCCGACGCTCTGGGTAACGTGCCTGCAGATTCCGTTTTATCTCTTCGCGATGAGCGCCGCCGCGTACCGCCTGAACGGCATGCTCGTCACGACGATGAAGGCCGAGCAGGAAAACGACCGCCGCGCGCGCTACGACGAGCTCACCGGCCTGCTAAATCGCGCCGGTCTGTTCCGGGCGTTGCGCTCGCGCGTGCCAGGCAAGCGTTATCAGAACGATGAAAGCGCGCTGCTCTATCTCGATCTCGACGGCTTCAAGGCGATCAACGACGATCACGGCCACGAAATTGGCGACACGCTCCTCGCGCTCGTCGCGAAACGCTTGCGCCTGGTATCGGGCGAAGGCGCGCTGGTCGCGCGCCTGGGCGGCGACGAATTCGTGATCGTGACGCCGCCCGAAGCCGACCCGCCGGCACTCGCCGATACGCTCGTGCGCGAACTGTCGAAGCCATTCATGGCGAACGACGGGATGGCGCTTGGGATCGGCGTGAGTATCGGCATTGCGAAGTTCAGCGACGACGACCGCGAACTCGACGGTGTGTTGCGCGACGCCGACAACGCGCTCTACGAAGCCAAGCGCGCGGGCAAGAATCGTTGGGTGGCGGCAGAACGCTGGTTCAAGGCGGCGCGGCCATCCGGCATTCGTCCGGCGGCGCGGACTGCATGA
- a CDS encoding PAS domain S-box protein, with the protein MKSKAEHNRQAHFQRWFAIFASLAHSRLPLPAYLQRVTDTLREVAGVASAVVEWIEGDQLVYCAASGVAAKSVGTRLPTAGSLSGLCITRQQALISRNTANDHRVDRAACEAVGAVSMVVAPVIYEGRSVAVLKLISSEADYFSQSDISILNAFCACIAETFAREEIAQENRKLLQENQSVNADLTVELSLRIEYEKKLADAMRRRRTVLDNAHIAFVAMDEAGMVVDWNEAATSLFGWRAQEALDRELAQLIVPERYRDAHRAGLTRYLATGEARMMNTRVELHALRRDGSEFAAELTISEVWFDGQRQFACFIHDITDRRRATEADERLRLLIHSVSDYAICMLDHDGIIRSWNDGARALYGFTAQEAIGRHFALFYLSDEQGRDRPGDDLRLAAERGRTEHEDWRTRKDGSEFWAHVILSALPAADGREKGFVAITRDMTARRRLEELEASSRRMNEFLALLGHELRNPLAPIRNAVSILKLKASDDADVIRSRHIVDRQLAHLTKLVDDLLEAGRVSSGKIRLATETVDIADVVHLSVEASQPLFEARRQRLDVDDSGQRLFVNGDPTRLVQALNNLLNNAAKFSPPESTIRLEIGPRGGAALLRVTDQGRGISADALASVFDLFVQEHAPGAHPDEGGLGIGLTLVRAIAELHGGHVEAKSGGTGKGSAFSLWLPLAQPPTQGIMPPSAPNAVASRQLDVLVVDDNRDSADSMTLLVDMLGHAARAAYDGPEALASFGTTRPQVVLLDLSMPGMTGFDVIRQMRDEGKRVIVAAMTGLGSDEDMARTRAAGFDAHLVKPVDLPELERVLAMAGK; encoded by the coding sequence ATGAAATCAAAGGCGGAACATAACCGTCAGGCGCACTTTCAGCGCTGGTTCGCTATTTTTGCAAGTCTCGCCCATTCCCGGCTGCCGCTTCCCGCTTATCTGCAAAGAGTCACGGATACCTTGAGGGAAGTTGCCGGCGTGGCGTCCGCGGTTGTCGAGTGGATCGAAGGCGATCAGCTCGTCTATTGCGCGGCGAGCGGAGTCGCCGCGAAAAGCGTCGGCACGCGTCTGCCCACCGCGGGCAGTCTTTCGGGCTTGTGCATCACGCGGCAACAAGCGCTCATCAGCCGCAATACGGCGAATGATCATCGCGTGGATCGTGCTGCATGCGAAGCCGTCGGCGCTGTCTCCATGGTGGTCGCGCCGGTCATTTACGAAGGCCGGTCGGTCGCAGTGCTGAAACTCATTTCAAGCGAAGCCGATTACTTCAGCCAAAGCGATATCTCCATTCTCAACGCGTTTTGCGCGTGCATTGCGGAAACCTTTGCACGCGAGGAAATCGCGCAGGAGAACCGCAAACTCCTGCAAGAGAATCAAAGCGTAAATGCAGACCTGACGGTCGAATTGTCGTTACGTATCGAATACGAAAAAAAGCTCGCCGATGCCATGCGTCGTCGCCGCACCGTGCTCGACAACGCGCATATTGCGTTCGTCGCCATGGACGAAGCCGGCATGGTCGTGGACTGGAACGAGGCTGCGACCAGCCTCTTCGGCTGGCGCGCGCAAGAGGCGCTCGACCGCGAACTCGCGCAGCTCATCGTGCCGGAGCGTTATCGCGATGCGCATCGCGCCGGTCTCACGCGCTATCTCGCCACCGGCGAGGCGCGCATGATGAATACGCGCGTGGAACTGCATGCGCTGCGCCGCGACGGCAGCGAATTCGCCGCCGAGCTGACCATCAGCGAAGTGTGGTTCGACGGGCAGCGGCAGTTCGCGTGCTTCATTCACGACATCACGGATCGCCGCCGCGCGACGGAAGCGGACGAACGCCTGCGGCTCCTCATCCATTCGGTGAGCGATTACGCCATCTGCATGCTCGACCACGACGGCATCATCCGTTCGTGGAACGACGGCGCGCGCGCGCTTTACGGCTTCACCGCGCAAGAAGCGATCGGCCGGCATTTCGCGCTCTTCTATCTGTCGGACGAACAGGGCCGCGACCGTCCTGGCGACGACTTGCGCCTCGCGGCGGAACGCGGCCGCACGGAACACGAGGACTGGCGCACGCGCAAGGACGGCTCGGAGTTCTGGGCGCACGTCATTCTGAGCGCGCTGCCCGCCGCCGATGGCCGCGAAAAAGGCTTCGTCGCCATCACGCGCGACATGACCGCGCGCAGGCGTTTGGAAGAACTCGAGGCGTCGAGCCGCCGCATGAACGAGTTTCTCGCGTTGCTCGGCCATGAACTGCGCAATCCGCTCGCGCCCATCCGCAACGCGGTGAGCATTCTCAAACTGAAGGCTTCCGACGATGCCGATGTCATTCGCAGCCGCCATATCGTCGACCGGCAGCTCGCGCATCTGACCAAGCTGGTGGACGATCTGCTCGAAGCGGGCCGCGTGAGTTCCGGCAAGATCCGGCTCGCGACCGAGACCGTGGATATCGCCGATGTCGTGCACCTGAGCGTCGAAGCGAGTCAGCCGCTTTTCGAGGCGCGCAGGCAGCGGCTCGACGTGGACGACAGCGGCCAGCGCCTCTTCGTCAATGGCGACCCGACGCGGCTCGTTCAAGCGCTCAATAACCTGCTCAACAACGCGGCGAAATTCAGTCCGCCCGAGTCGACCATCCGGCTGGAAATCGGTCCACGCGGCGGCGCGGCGCTTCTGCGCGTGACGGATCAGGGTCGCGGTATTTCCGCCGATGCGCTCGCCTCCGTATTCGATCTTTTCGTGCAGGAGCATGCGCCGGGCGCGCATCCGGATGAAGGCGGGCTTGGCATCGGCCTCACGCTGGTTCGAGCGATCGCCGAACTGCATGGCGGCCACGTCGAGGCGAAGAGCGGCGGCACTGGCAAGGGCAGCGCGTTCAGTTTGTGGCTGCCGCTCGCGCAACCGCCCACGCAGGGGATCATGCCGCCTTCCGCGCCGAATGCGGTGGCGAGCCGTCAGCTCGACGTGCTCGTTGTCGACGACAATCGCGACTCGGCCGACAGCATGACCTTGCTCGTCGATATGCTCGGTCACGCGGCGCGCGCGGCGTATGACGGCCCGGAAGCGCTGGCATCGTTCGGGACGACGCGTCCGCAAGTCGTGCTGCTCGATCTATCGATGCCGGGCATGACGGGCTTCGACGTCATTCGTCAGATGCGCGATGAAGGCAAGCGCGTGATCGTCGCCGCAATGACGGGTCTTGGTTCCGACGAAGACATGGCGCGCACGCGGGCGGCCGGGTTCGACGCGCATCTGGTCAAGCCAGTGGATTTGCCTGAGCTGGAGCGCGTGTTGGCGATGGCGGGGAAGTGA
- a CDS encoding MFS transporter, whose translation METRARWTLVSLLFVGGAISYLDRAALSITAPLISRELNLDPAQLGIVFSSFFVGYAIFCFVGGYSADRWGPKSVLAVSMLVWSLFCGLTATAVGIVSLLLVRIVFGMGEGPLCANINKLVSNWFPRRQQASMIGIANSGQSVGAAIAGPVVGFLALATSWRTSFVIIGAVGTLWVLAWLLLAKDKPSTPIEESAEALAQDDAALAADGSPAPLSTYLLRPAILSTAFAFFGYAYILYFFLSWFPSYLTMAHHLSIQKMAVVSVIPWAVGATGLVVGGLVCDWIYKKTGRAIFARKIVLITSLGAGAVCIGVTGTVTDLTSAVTLMAIAVFFMYASYNTYFAIVLDTVEKRRVGAVGGFVHFIANLAGIVAPALTGFLVQWSGNFKSAFLLTGAIAALGAIFVAVFVRPPKHQLQLQPELA comes from the coding sequence ATGGAGACGCGTGCGCGCTGGACTCTCGTAAGTCTGTTGTTCGTAGGTGGAGCGATCAGTTATCTCGACCGGGCGGCGTTATCGATCACCGCGCCGCTCATTTCCCGCGAGCTCAACCTCGATCCCGCGCAACTCGGCATCGTGTTTTCCAGCTTTTTTGTGGGCTACGCGATCTTCTGTTTCGTCGGCGGCTATTCGGCGGATCGATGGGGACCGAAATCCGTGCTCGCCGTCTCCATGCTCGTCTGGTCGCTCTTTTGCGGATTGACGGCAACGGCGGTCGGCATCGTCAGTCTGTTGCTCGTGCGCATTGTCTTTGGCATGGGTGAAGGGCCGCTCTGCGCCAACATCAACAAGCTCGTGTCGAACTGGTTTCCGCGCAGGCAGCAGGCGAGCATGATCGGTATCGCGAATTCCGGACAGTCGGTGGGCGCGGCGATCGCGGGGCCCGTGGTCGGCTTTCTCGCGCTGGCGACGAGCTGGCGCACGTCGTTCGTGATCATCGGCGCGGTCGGCACGCTCTGGGTGCTCGCGTGGTTGCTGCTGGCGAAGGACAAGCCGTCGACGCCCATCGAGGAATCCGCCGAAGCCCTCGCGCAAGACGACGCGGCCCTCGCCGCCGATGGCTCCCCCGCGCCGTTGTCCACTTACCTGCTGCGCCCAGCGATCCTTTCGACCGCGTTCGCCTTCTTCGGCTACGCCTACATCCTGTACTTCTTCCTGTCGTGGTTCCCGAGCTATCTGACGATGGCGCATCACCTCAGCATTCAGAAGATGGCCGTGGTGAGCGTGATTCCGTGGGCGGTCGGCGCGACGGGCCTCGTGGTCGGCGGCCTGGTCTGCGACTGGATCTACAAGAAGACCGGCCGCGCCATCTTCGCGCGCAAGATCGTGCTGATCACGAGCCTGGGCGCGGGCGCGGTGTGCATCGGCGTGACAGGCACGGTGACGGACCTGACGAGCGCGGTCACGTTGATGGCCATCGCCGTCTTCTTCATGTACGCGTCGTACAACACCTACTTCGCGATCGTGCTCGATACCGTGGAAAAGCGGCGCGTCGGCGCGGTCGGCGGTTTCGTGCACTTCATCGCGAATCTGGCGGGGATCGTCGCGCCGGCCTTGACGGGTTTTCTCGTGCAATGGTCCGGCAACTTCAAGAGCGCGTTCTTGCTGACCGGCGCGATCGCCGCGCTCGGCGCGATCTTCGTCGCGGTGTTCGTAAGACCGCCCAAGCATCAATTGCAGCTTCAACCCGAACTCGCGTAA
- a CDS encoding phytanoyl-CoA dioxygenase family protein: MLKALTPQQVEHFQQHGYVAPIRVMSEETALELRKRLEDFEHEKSSFAKKALNVKSHLLFPWLNDLVRNDKVVDAIDDLYGENLLVWASSFFIKNARDPAYVSWHQDSTYWGLSKPDVVTAWVALSESNRSNGAMQVVPGTHLLDQMPHRDTFNEHNLLTRGQEVAVEVDEAQAVSIELAPGEMSLHHVRIVHGSPPNHSDKRRIGYAIRYIPTYVRQLEGEDSATLVRGIDTYNTFEHEPRPTEELDPAFVALHQQIGERNLNILYKGAGQTATGRR; this comes from the coding sequence ATGCTGAAGGCATTGACCCCGCAACAGGTTGAACATTTCCAGCAACACGGCTACGTCGCGCCCATTCGCGTGATGTCCGAAGAGACCGCGCTCGAACTGCGCAAGCGCCTGGAGGACTTCGAGCACGAGAAAAGTTCGTTCGCGAAGAAGGCGCTCAACGTAAAGAGCCATCTGCTGTTTCCGTGGCTCAACGATCTCGTGCGCAACGACAAGGTAGTCGATGCAATCGACGATCTCTACGGCGAGAATCTGCTTGTCTGGGCAAGCAGCTTCTTCATCAAGAACGCGCGCGACCCGGCTTACGTGTCGTGGCATCAGGACTCGACGTATTGGGGGTTGTCCAAGCCCGATGTCGTGACCGCGTGGGTCGCGCTTTCGGAGAGCAACCGTTCGAACGGTGCGATGCAGGTCGTGCCGGGCACGCATCTGCTCGATCAGATGCCGCATCGCGATACCTTCAACGAGCACAATCTGCTCACACGCGGGCAGGAAGTCGCGGTGGAAGTGGATGAAGCGCAGGCGGTATCGATCGAACTCGCGCCGGGCGAGATGTCGCTTCATCATGTGCGGATCGTGCATGGCTCGCCGCCCAACCATTCGGACAAGCGGCGCATCGGCTATGCCATCCGCTATATCCCGACTTACGTGCGCCAGCTCGAAGGCGAGGACAGCGCCACGCTCGTGCGCGGCATCGATACGTACAACACCTTCGAGCACGAGCCGCGTCCGACCGAGGAACTGGACCCGGCGTTCGTCGCGCTGCATCAGCAGATCGGCGAGCGCAACCTGAACATTCTCTACAAGGGCGCGGGACAAACCGCAACCGGACGACGCTAG
- a CDS encoding Zn-dependent alcohol dehydrogenase, with protein MMNTKFEAAVLERKGEPLQIRRVTLGNLADTDVIVRVKATSLCHTDLEAVRGDLRTPLPFVPGHEAAGIVEWAGNAVRGVKVGDHVVTSWNPHCGACFYCARKLSILCQPYRDHAAQSFHFDGAPRLFLDDGAPVHQLMYSGSFAELCVVSEECAVKVPHEMPFDRACLIGCGVMTGVGAALNVAKVEPGSTVTVIGCGAVGLSAVQGARLAGAARIIAVDRASDKLNLARAVGATLALSADDNLAAAHADLTQGRGADYVFEAAGNRASLRTSVELARPGAQVVWLGKLPAEEEASFRWASLMGEKQIVRSSYGGANPASDFPMLAKAYLDGSLKLDEYVTSHIALADINDGLQRLATGAELRAVIEF; from the coding sequence ATGATGAACACGAAATTCGAAGCAGCGGTCTTGGAGCGTAAAGGCGAGCCCTTGCAGATCAGGCGCGTCACGCTCGGCAATCTGGCCGACACGGATGTGATCGTGCGCGTGAAGGCGACGAGCCTGTGCCATACCGATCTCGAAGCGGTGCGCGGCGACTTACGCACGCCGCTTCCGTTCGTGCCGGGACACGAAGCGGCGGGTATCGTCGAATGGGCGGGCAACGCAGTGCGCGGCGTGAAGGTGGGCGACCATGTCGTCACGTCGTGGAATCCTCATTGCGGCGCGTGCTTTTACTGTGCGCGCAAGCTTTCGATTCTCTGCCAGCCGTATCGCGATCACGCGGCGCAGTCGTTCCATTTCGATGGCGCGCCTCGCCTCTTTCTCGACGATGGCGCGCCCGTGCATCAGTTGATGTATTCGGGCAGCTTCGCGGAGTTGTGCGTGGTGTCGGAAGAGTGTGCGGTGAAGGTGCCCCACGAGATGCCGTTCGACCGCGCGTGTCTCATCGGCTGTGGCGTGATGACGGGCGTGGGCGCGGCGCTGAATGTCGCGAAGGTCGAGCCGGGCAGTACCGTGACGGTAATCGGCTGCGGCGCGGTCGGCTTGTCGGCGGTGCAGGGCGCGCGGCTCGCGGGCGCGGCGCGCATCATCGCGGTGGATCGCGCGTCGGACAAGCTCAATCTTGCGCGCGCGGTCGGCGCCACTCTCGCGCTTTCAGCCGACGACAACCTCGCTGCCGCGCATGCCGATCTGACCCAGGGACGCGGCGCGGATTACGTATTCGAGGCTGCGGGTAATCGCGCATCGCTGCGGACAAGCGTGGAGCTTGCAAGGCCCGGCGCGCAGGTCGTGTGGCTCGGCAAGCTGCCGGCGGAAGAAGAGGCCTCGTTTCGTTGGGCGAGCCTCATGGGCGAGAAACAGATCGTACGTTCGAGCTACGGCGGCGCGAACCCGGCCAGCGACTTTCCGATGCTCGCCAAAGCGTATCTCGACGGCTCGCTGAAACTCGACGAGTACGTGACGTCGCATATCGCGCTTGCCGATATCAACGACGGCTTGCAAAGGCTCGCCACCGGCGCGGAGCTGCGCGCGGTCATCGAATTCTAA
- the mntP gene encoding manganese efflux pump MntP produces MNLASTVFLAFAMSTDAFAAAVGKGASLHKPRIGEALKAGVIFGVIEALTPLAGWALGRAAAQYVTAWDHWIAFGLLFVLGARMIREGLSESAHEEEKPNSHSFWVLAVTGFATSIDAMAVGAGLAFIDVDIFSTAATIGFATMLMVTIGVMVGRLVGATIGKRAEILGGLILIGVGSVILAEHLGYLS; encoded by the coding sequence ATGAACCTCGCTTCCACCGTATTCCTTGCTTTCGCCATGTCCACCGACGCCTTCGCCGCCGCCGTGGGCAAAGGCGCGAGCCTGCATAAACCGCGCATCGGCGAGGCGCTCAAGGCGGGAGTCATCTTCGGCGTAATCGAGGCGCTCACACCGCTCGCCGGGTGGGCGCTCGGCCGCGCCGCCGCGCAATACGTCACCGCGTGGGACCACTGGATCGCTTTCGGCCTGCTTTTCGTGCTCGGCGCGCGCATGATCCGCGAAGGCTTAAGCGAATCGGCTCACGAAGAAGAAAAGCCCAACTCACATTCCTTCTGGGTGCTCGCCGTCACGGGCTTTGCCACCAGCATCGACGCGATGGCGGTCGGCGCGGGCCTCGCGTTCATCGATGTCGATATCTTCTCGACCGCCGCGACCATCGGCTTCGCAACCATGCTCATGGTGACCATCGGCGTGATGGTCGGACGGCTGGTCGGCGCGACTATCGGCAAGCGCGCGGAGATCTTGGGCGGGCTGATTCTCATCGGCGTGGGCAGCGTGATCCTTGCGGAGCATCTGGGTTACTTGAGTTGA
- a CDS encoding CoA transferase, translated as MTSFATLTNLWQLAGLPDDALHLVDLPGHDPVFPSSFAVGEAAQSTIAAAALAASELAHARGVDRQRVSVDMTHAAVECTDWFTVDGAEPETWGEFSGLYRTADGYVRIHANFEHHQDGALRVLGLDPHSATRADAERALLEWRANDYETACAERGLVVTMLRSFEEWDATPQAKAIAAQPLLKITRIGDAAPLALPALDNDARPLTDIRVLDVTRILAGPTGGRALASFGADVMLVNSPHLPNIPAIAETSRGKRSAHLDLRTEDGRATLWRLIDEAHVFSQGYRPGGIAELGFGPEALVARRPGIVYVSLSAYGTEGPWADRRGFDSLVQTAIGFNAAEGEAQGDGKPRALPMQMLDMASGFLMAFGAAAALWKQQTEGGSWHVEVSLAQTGHWLRGLGRIDGGLKTARPDIAAYTEESKSGFGMLRAVTPSARFERTPAGYARPSVPPGTDKAKW; from the coding sequence ATGACTTCTTTCGCAACGCTTACGAATCTCTGGCAACTCGCCGGCCTTCCCGACGATGCCCTCCACCTCGTCGATCTACCCGGACACGACCCGGTGTTTCCGTCATCGTTCGCCGTGGGCGAAGCGGCGCAATCGACCATCGCGGCGGCAGCGCTCGCGGCCTCCGAGCTGGCTCATGCGCGCGGCGTCGACCGCCAGCGCGTGAGCGTCGACATGACGCACGCGGCCGTCGAATGCACCGACTGGTTCACGGTCGATGGTGCCGAACCCGAGACCTGGGGTGAATTCTCGGGCCTCTACCGCACGGCCGACGGCTACGTGCGCATACACGCAAACTTCGAGCATCATCAGGATGGCGCGTTGCGCGTGCTGGGTCTCGACCCGCACAGCGCCACGCGCGCCGATGCCGAACGCGCGCTGCTCGAATGGCGCGCGAACGATTACGAAACCGCGTGCGCCGAACGCGGCCTCGTCGTGACGATGCTGCGCAGCTTCGAAGAATGGGATGCGACGCCGCAAGCCAAAGCCATCGCCGCGCAGCCGTTGCTGAAGATCACGCGTATCGGCGACGCTGCGCCTCTCGCGCTGCCCGCGCTCGACAATGACGCGCGCCCGCTGACCGATATCCGCGTGCTGGACGTCACGCGCATCCTTGCCGGTCCCACGGGCGGTCGAGCGCTCGCCTCGTTCGGCGCGGACGTGATGCTCGTGAATTCGCCGCATCTGCCGAACATTCCCGCTATCGCCGAGACGAGTCGCGGCAAGCGCTCCGCGCATCTCGACCTGCGCACGGAGGACGGTCGCGCGACGCTGTGGCGGCTGATCGATGAGGCGCATGTCTTCTCGCAAGGCTATCGGCCGGGCGGGATCGCCGAGCTTGGCTTCGGGCCCGAGGCGCTGGTGGCGCGGCGGCCGGGCATCGTGTACGTGTCCTTGTCGGCTTATGGCACGGAAGGTCCGTGGGCGGATCGGCGTGGCTTCGATTCGCTCGTGCAGACCGCGATAGGCTTCAACGCCGCCGAAGGCGAAGCGCAGGGCGATGGCAAACCGCGAGCGCTGCCCATGCAGATGCTCGACATGGCGAGCGGCTTTCTGATGGCATTCGGCGCGGCCGCCGCGCTATGGAAGCAACAAACGGAAGGCGGTAGCTGGCACGTGGAGGTTTCGCTCGCACAGACGGGACACTGGCTGCGCGGGCTTGGACGTATCGACGGAGGGTTGAAGACGGCGCGGCCGGACATCGCCGCATACACCGAGGAAAGCAAATCGGGTTTCGGCATGCTGCGCGCGGTCACGCCGAGCGCGCGCTTCGAGCGCACGCCGGCGGGTTACGCGAGGCCATCGGTGCCGCCGGGAACGGATAAGGCGAAGTGGTGA
- a CDS encoding alpha-hydroxy acid oxidase produces the protein MRHYATIEELRIAARKRVPRMFYDYVDAGSWTESTYRANSDDFAQLQFRQRVAVDFSERNLTTTMAGIPVSMPVAIAPTGIAGMQRADGEILAARAAARFGVPFTLSTVSICSIEDVAAHTQKPFWFQLYMMKDRGFIADLIYRAKIAGCSALVLTLDLQIQGQRHKDKRNGLSAPPKLTLRNLAHLSRYPRWCAGMLGTPRRTFGNIVGHAPGVTGIASMADWAARQFDPTLTWQDIDWVRKQWGGKIILKGILDEEDARIARDIGADALIVSNHGGRQLDGAPSSISMLPRIAEAVHGDIELHMDGGIRSGQDVLKALACGARGVYIGRAFLYGLGAEGEAGVTRALEIIRDELDMTMALAGVTDARAIDGRVLRSGGFTCGRGALETPVRMQVA, from the coding sequence ATGCGACATTACGCGACCATCGAGGAACTGCGCATCGCCGCCAGGAAGCGCGTGCCGCGCATGTTCTACGACTATGTCGATGCCGGTTCGTGGACCGAATCGACGTATCGCGCGAACAGTGACGACTTCGCGCAACTGCAGTTCCGGCAGCGTGTCGCCGTGGATTTCAGCGAGCGCAATCTCACGACGACGATGGCTGGTATCCCCGTTTCGATGCCGGTCGCCATTGCACCGACCGGCATCGCCGGCATGCAGCGCGCGGATGGCGAGATTCTCGCGGCGCGCGCGGCCGCGCGCTTCGGTGTGCCGTTCACGTTATCGACGGTCAGCATCTGCTCGATCGAGGACGTCGCCGCGCATACGCAGAAGCCTTTTTGGTTTCAGCTCTACATGATGAAGGACCGCGGTTTCATTGCGGACCTGATTTATCGCGCGAAAATTGCCGGGTGTTCCGCGCTCGTCCTCACGCTCGACTTGCAGATTCAAGGCCAGCGCCACAAGGACAAACGGAACGGTCTGTCCGCGCCGCCAAAGCTCACGCTGCGCAACCTCGCGCATCTGTCGCGCTATCCGCGCTGGTGTGCGGGCATGCTGGGCACGCCGCGCCGCACCTTCGGCAATATCGTCGGACATGCGCCGGGCGTGACGGGCATCGCGTCGATGGCCGACTGGGCCGCGCGGCAGTTCGACCCGACGCTCACGTGGCAGGACATCGACTGGGTGCGCAAGCAGTGGGGCGGCAAGATCATCCTGAAGGGCATCCTCGACGAGGAAGACGCGCGCATTGCCCGCGATATCGGCGCGGACGCGCTCATCGTTTCGAATCATGGCGGGCGTCAACTGGACGGCGCGCCTTCGAGCATTTCCATGCTGCCGCGTATCGCAGAAGCCGTGCATGGCGATATCGAACTGCACATGGACGGTGGCATCCGCTCGGGACAAGACGTGTTGAAAGCGCTCGCTTGCGGCGCGCGCGGCGTGTACATAGGCCGCGCATTTCTGTATGGACTCGGCGCGGAAGGTGAAGCGGGCGTGACACGTGCGCTCGAAATCATCCGCGATGAACTCGATATGACGATGGCCCTCGCAGGCGTCACTGATGCACGCGCGATAGACGGCCGCGTATTGCGCTCAGGCGGCTTTACCTGCGGGCGCGGCGCGCTGGAAACACCGGTGCGCATGCAGGTTGCTTGA
- a CDS encoding ester cyclase: MEAEHITQSEARAAVERLYAAFAQKDVNLLRQAVTSDWEYLPEPAGFKAGPDQMIPIFAEMAAALPDMRIEILDMLTQDNRVGVRAEVSGTQSGPLMGIAATSKPVRFAIHSFHEIRDDRVSKTWHLEDWLSMFRQIGEVPRGIGSGA; the protein is encoded by the coding sequence ATGGAGGCAGAACACATCACCCAGTCAGAAGCCCGCGCGGCCGTCGAGCGTCTTTACGCCGCCTTCGCGCAAAAGGACGTGAACTTGCTGCGCCAAGCCGTGACGTCGGACTGGGAATATCTGCCTGAGCCGGCCGGCTTCAAAGCCGGTCCCGACCAGATGATTCCCATCTTCGCGGAGATGGCGGCTGCGCTGCCTGACATGCGCATCGAGATTCTAGACATGCTCACGCAGGACAATCGCGTCGGCGTGCGCGCGGAAGTGAGCGGTACGCAGTCCGGTCCGTTGATGGGCATCGCGGCGACATCGAAGCCGGTTCGATTTGCCATTCACTCGTTCCATGAGATACGCGATGACCGTGTGTCGAAGACGTGGCATCTGGAAGACTGGTTGAGCATGTTTCGGCAAATTGGCGAAGTGCCGCGCGGTATTGGATCGGGTGCGTAA